The proteins below come from a single Gemmatimonadota bacterium genomic window:
- a CDS encoding HDIG domain-containing protein yields the protein MPVPGPTSARPGWRGPTDRPPRPCPTTTAGPWSGRPPIRLAAHSTGRPPTEKGIALNRDDALALLHEHTKTDSLRKHALGVEAAMRHYARKYGEDEEKWGIVGLLHDFDYEATPDPEDHPMRGARILEEQGYPEDVIYAIKSHATYLGLERRSLMDKTLFAVDELVGFITAVALVRPSGSVHEVTVKSVRKKMKAVAFARAVSREDIVEGADSLGLDLGDHIANVIEAMQGEAAALGLAGS from the coding sequence ATGCCGGTCCCGGGGCCAACATCGGCAAGGCCCGGCTGGCGTGGTCCTACCGACCGTCCGCCCAGGCCCTGCCCTACTACTACGGCCGGGCCGTGGTCCGGTAGGCCGCCCATTCGACTGGCCGCCCATTCGACCGGCCGCCCGCCCACCGAGAAGGGAATCGCATTGAACCGCGACGACGCGCTCGCATTGCTGCACGAACACACGAAGACGGACAGCCTGCGGAAGCACGCCCTGGGCGTGGAGGCGGCCATGCGCCACTACGCAAGGAAGTACGGTGAGGACGAGGAGAAATGGGGCATCGTAGGCCTGCTGCACGACTTCGACTACGAAGCCACACCCGACCCCGAGGATCATCCCATGCGCGGGGCGAGAATCCTCGAGGAGCAGGGCTATCCCGAGGACGTCATCTACGCCATCAAGTCCCACGCCACCTACCTCGGCCTCGAACGGCGCAGCCTGATGGACAAGACCCTATTCGCCGTGGATGAACTCGTGGGCTTCATCACCGCCGTTGCCCTCGTGCGTCCATCCGGAAGCGTGCACGAGGTGACGGTGAAATCCGTGCGCAAGAAGATGAAGGCCGTCGCCTTCGCCCGTGCCGTCTCCCGCGAGGACATCGTCGAAGGGGCCGATAGCCTCGGTCTCGATCTGGGCGACCACATCGCCAACGTCA